A stretch of Panthera tigris isolate Pti1 chromosome E2, P.tigris_Pti1_mat1.1, whole genome shotgun sequence DNA encodes these proteins:
- the LOC122234150 gene encoding zinc finger protein 154-like isoform X1 — MAVAAPRDPPEGRVTFEDVAVYFSGEEWGLLDEAQRCLYQDVMLETLAHITSLGCWHGAGDEEAPEQSVSVQGVSRGRTSKAAVSSQKAPPREVCVPDLRELLHSTEHHATPGGQKVHKMGACDTQVYFDTDLGHQQQRTGEKCFGSNRGGASSRKDYTFCVSGKPFSCGEVVRDLLASSRFLQDRATHTREKSDRRAECGAASHGRRTPCTSGEGAKDLTCRHTLVRHQRHLSRDRCFMCSECGKSFSKSYSLSDHWRVHTGEKPYECGQCGKSFRQSSSLIQHRRVHTGARPHECDECGKLFSNKSNLIKHRRIHTGERPYECSECGKSFSESSALLQHRSVHTGERPYECSECGKFFTYHSSLIKHQRVHSGSRPYECSECGKSFTQNSSLIEHRRVHSGERPYKCSECEKSFSQSSALLQHRRVHTGERPYECSECGKFFTYSSSLLKHQRVHTGSRPYECAECGKSFTQNSSLIKHRRVHTGERPYECSECGKSFSHSSSLIKHRKVHTG; from the exons ATGGCGGTGGCCGCGCCCAGGGACCCGCCTGAG GGCAGGGTGACCTTTGAAGACGTGGCCGTGTACTTCTCCGGGGAGGAATGGGGTCTCCTGGACGAGGCTCAGAGATGTCTGTACCAGGATGTGATGCTGGAGACCTTGGCACATATAACCTCCTTGG gcTGCTGGCACGGAGCAGGGGACGAGGAGGCACCTGAGCAGAGCGTTTCTGTACAAGGAGTGTCACGGGGCAGGACTTCCAAGGCGGCTGTGTCCTCCCAGAAGGCCCCCCCTCGTGAGGTGTGTGTCCCGGACTTGAGGGAACTTTTACATTCGACCGAGCACCACGCGACACCTGGTGGACAGAAAGTGCACAAGATGGGGGCGTGTGACACACAGGTGTATTTCGACACAGACctggggcaccagcagcagcgcACTGGAGAGAAATGCTTCGGGAGCAACAGGGGCGGAGCCTCTTCTCGGAAGGACTACACATTCTGTGTGTCCGGGAAGCCCTTTTCCTGTGGCGAGGTTGTGAGGGACTTGTTGGCGAGCTCGAGATTCCTCCAGGATCGGGCCACACACACCAGGGAGAAGTCAGACAGGAGAGCTGAGTGCGGGGCGGCCTCTCACGGAAGGAGAACTCCGTGCACCTCGGGAGAGGGCGCCAAGGACCTCACTTGCAGACACACCCTTGTTCGTCACCAGAGACACCTCAGCAGAGACAGATGCTTCATGTGCAGcgaatgtgggaaatcttttagCAAAAGCTACAGCCTCAGTGACCACTGGAGAGTGCACACTGGGGAAAAGCCTTATGAGTGTGGGCAATGTGGGAAGTCCTTTAGGCAAAGCTCCAGCCTCATTCAACACCGGAGGGTTCACACTGGAGCAAGGCCTCACGAGTGTGACGAATGTGGGAAATTATTTAGCAACAAGTCCAACCTCATTAAACATCGGAGAATTCACACCGGAGAACGGCCGTACGAGTGCAGCGAGTGCGGGAAGTCCTTCAGCGAGAGCTCTGCGCTCCTTCAACACCGGAGTGTGCACACTGGAGAGAGGCCTTATGAGTGCAGCGAATGCGGGAAGTTCTTTACCTACCACTCCAGCCTCATAAAACACCAGAGAGTTCACTCAGGATCAAGGCCCTACGAGTGCAGCGAATGCGGAAAATCCTTTACTCAGAATTCCAGCCTCATCGAACACCGAAGAGTCCACAGCGGAGAAAGGCCTTATAAGTGCAGCGAATGTGAGAAATCCTTTAGCCAGAGCTCTGCGCTTCTTCAACATCggagagttcacactggagagaGGCCTTATGAGTGCAGCGAATGTGGGAAATTCTTTACTTACAGTTCCAGTCTCCTAAAACACCAGAGAGTACACACTGGATCGAGGCCTTACGAGTGCGCTGAATGTGGAAAATCCTTTACTCAGAACTCCAGCCTCATTAAACACAggagagttcacactggagaaaggccttatgagtGCAGCGAATGTGGGAAGTCCTTTAGCCATAGCTCCAGCCTCATTAAGCACCGGAAAGTGCACACCGGGTAA
- the LOC122234150 gene encoding zinc finger protein 154-like isoform X2, giving the protein MLETLAHITSLGCWHGAGDEEAPEQSVSVQGVSRGRTSKAAVSSQKAPPREVCVPDLRELLHSTEHHATPGGQKVHKMGACDTQVYFDTDLGHQQQRTGEKCFGSNRGGASSRKDYTFCVSGKPFSCGEVVRDLLASSRFLQDRATHTREKSDRRAECGAASHGRRTPCTSGEGAKDLTCRHTLVRHQRHLSRDRCFMCSECGKSFSKSYSLSDHWRVHTGEKPYECGQCGKSFRQSSSLIQHRRVHTGARPHECDECGKLFSNKSNLIKHRRIHTGERPYECSECGKSFSESSALLQHRSVHTGERPYECSECGKFFTYHSSLIKHQRVHSGSRPYECSECGKSFTQNSSLIEHRRVHSGERPYKCSECEKSFSQSSALLQHRRVHTGERPYECSECGKFFTYSSSLLKHQRVHTGSRPYECAECGKSFTQNSSLIKHRRVHTGERPYECSECGKSFSHSSSLIKHRKVHTG; this is encoded by the exons ATGCTGGAGACCTTGGCACATATAACCTCCTTGG gcTGCTGGCACGGAGCAGGGGACGAGGAGGCACCTGAGCAGAGCGTTTCTGTACAAGGAGTGTCACGGGGCAGGACTTCCAAGGCGGCTGTGTCCTCCCAGAAGGCCCCCCCTCGTGAGGTGTGTGTCCCGGACTTGAGGGAACTTTTACATTCGACCGAGCACCACGCGACACCTGGTGGACAGAAAGTGCACAAGATGGGGGCGTGTGACACACAGGTGTATTTCGACACAGACctggggcaccagcagcagcgcACTGGAGAGAAATGCTTCGGGAGCAACAGGGGCGGAGCCTCTTCTCGGAAGGACTACACATTCTGTGTGTCCGGGAAGCCCTTTTCCTGTGGCGAGGTTGTGAGGGACTTGTTGGCGAGCTCGAGATTCCTCCAGGATCGGGCCACACACACCAGGGAGAAGTCAGACAGGAGAGCTGAGTGCGGGGCGGCCTCTCACGGAAGGAGAACTCCGTGCACCTCGGGAGAGGGCGCCAAGGACCTCACTTGCAGACACACCCTTGTTCGTCACCAGAGACACCTCAGCAGAGACAGATGCTTCATGTGCAGcgaatgtgggaaatcttttagCAAAAGCTACAGCCTCAGTGACCACTGGAGAGTGCACACTGGGGAAAAGCCTTATGAGTGTGGGCAATGTGGGAAGTCCTTTAGGCAAAGCTCCAGCCTCATTCAACACCGGAGGGTTCACACTGGAGCAAGGCCTCACGAGTGTGACGAATGTGGGAAATTATTTAGCAACAAGTCCAACCTCATTAAACATCGGAGAATTCACACCGGAGAACGGCCGTACGAGTGCAGCGAGTGCGGGAAGTCCTTCAGCGAGAGCTCTGCGCTCCTTCAACACCGGAGTGTGCACACTGGAGAGAGGCCTTATGAGTGCAGCGAATGCGGGAAGTTCTTTACCTACCACTCCAGCCTCATAAAACACCAGAGAGTTCACTCAGGATCAAGGCCCTACGAGTGCAGCGAATGCGGAAAATCCTTTACTCAGAATTCCAGCCTCATCGAACACCGAAGAGTCCACAGCGGAGAAAGGCCTTATAAGTGCAGCGAATGTGAGAAATCCTTTAGCCAGAGCTCTGCGCTTCTTCAACATCggagagttcacactggagagaGGCCTTATGAGTGCAGCGAATGTGGGAAATTCTTTACTTACAGTTCCAGTCTCCTAAAACACCAGAGAGTACACACTGGATCGAGGCCTTACGAGTGCGCTGAATGTGGAAAATCCTTTACTCAGAACTCCAGCCTCATTAAACACAggagagttcacactggagaaaggccttatgagtGCAGCGAATGTGGGAAGTCCTTTAGCCATAGCTCCAGCCTCATTAAGCACCGGAAAGTGCACACCGGGTAA